In one Heterodontus francisci isolate sHetFra1 chromosome 18, sHetFra1.hap1, whole genome shotgun sequence genomic region, the following are encoded:
- the LOC137379844 gene encoding caveolin-1-like, with the protein MSGDKTGDFEGLLYPSPIRDHGNIYKPNNKMEDEKMNEKYATDVHTKEIDLINRDPKHLNDDVVKVDFEEVIAEPEGTHSFDGVWKASFTVFTVSKYWCYRLLSALFGIPLAIIWGIYFAILTFIHIWAVMPCIKSYMIEIQCISRVYSICIHTFCDPFYEALGKMFSSIRVTMQKEV; encoded by the exons ATGTCTGGTGACAAGACTGGAGACTTTGAG GGACTTTTATATCCGTCACCGATCAGAGACCACGGGAATATTTACAAACCCAATAATAAAATGGAAGATGAGAAGATGAACGAGAAATACGCGACTGATGTTCACACTAAAGAGATCGACTTGATCAACAGAGATCCAAAACATCTCAACGACGATGTGGTTAAG GTGGACTTTGAAGAAGTGATTGCTGAACCAGAGGGAACACACAGCTTTGATGGTGTTTGGAAGGCCAGCTTTACTGTCTTCACTGTGTCTAAATACTGGTGCTATCGCCTGCTGTCAGCACTCTTTGGGATACCTTTAGCGATTATTTGGGGAATTTACTTCGCCATTTTAACATTCATCCACATTTGGGCAGTGATGCCCTGCATTAAGAGCTATATGATCGAAATCCAGTGCATCAGCAGAGTCTACTCTATTTGCATTCACACTTTCTGTGACCCTTTCTACGAAGCCCTGGGAAAAATGTTCAGCAGTATCCGAGTAACAATGCAGAAAGAAGTGTAA